The following are encoded together in the Buchnera aphidicola (Acyrthosiphon lactucae) genome:
- the rpoB gene encoding DNA-directed RNA polymerase subunit beta: protein MVYSYTEKKRIRKDFGKRPKVLDIPYLLSIQLDSFKKFIKPDLEGQHGLEAAFRSVFPICGYNGNSELQYVSYRLGETIFDVKECQIRGATYSAPLRVRLRLVIYERDILEATVKDIKEQEVYMGEIPLMTNNGTFIINGTERVVVSQLHRSPGVFFDSDKGKTHSSGKVLYNARIIPYRGSWLDFEFDPKDNLFVRIDRRRKLPVSIILRALDYNTEEILNIFFEKNIFKIENNKIKLELVPERLRGETASFNIKKNGKVYVEKGRRITARHIQDLKSNKIKSITVPVEYILGRIISKNYIDQKTGEIIISSNTELSLEALEKLKKSGFRYIETLFTNDLDHGPYISETLRIDSANDRISALIEIYRVMRPGEPPTKEATENLFENLFFSEDRYDLSSVGRMKFNRSLLREEIEGSGTLNKHDIIDVIKKIIDIRNGKGEVDDIDHLGNRRVRSVGEMAENQFRIGLVRVERAVKERLSIGDLDTIMPQDMINAKPISAAVKEFFGSSQLSQFMDQNNPLSEITHKRRISALGLGGLTRERAGFEVRDVHPTHYGRVCPIETPEGPNIGLINSLSVYAQTNSYGFLETPYRKVRKGFVTEEINYLSAIEEGNYIIAQANTNIDKTGFFTDDLVTCRHKGESSLFNRNQVNYMDVSTQQIVSVGASLIPFLEHDDANRALMGANMQRQAVPTLKADKPLVGTGMERAVAVDSGVTAVAKRSGFIQYVDASRIVIKVDEEEMYSGEAGIDIYNLTKYTRSNQNTCINQKPCVNLGEKIKKGDVLADGPSTDLGELALGQNMRVAFMPWNGYNFEDSILVSERVVQEDRFTTIHIQELSCISRDTKLGAEEISSDIPNVGESALSKLDESGIVYIGAEVTGGDILVGKVTPKGETQLTPEEKLLRAIFGEKASDVKDSSLRVPNGVSGTVIDVQIFTRDGVKKDKRALEIEDMQLKKIKKDLTEEFKIFESSLFTHIKKTFMSFNIGIEQLNRLPFEKWFSIEIKHKDQKKEIEKLEKQHNELKEEFNKKIEIKRRKITQGDDLAPGVLKIVKVYLAVKRQIQPGDKMAGRHGNKGVISKINPVEDMPYDKNGIPVDIVLNPLGVPSRMNIGQILETHLGMAAKGIGEKINYMLKTQEKISNLRKFIQEAFDLGDNLRQKVDLAKFSNEEILRLAGNLKNGIPIATPVFDGAKENEIKKMLKFAGLPASGQITLFDGRTGEKFERPVTVGYMYMLKLNHLVDDKMHARSTGSYSLVTQQPLGGKAQFGGQRFGEMEVWALEAYGASYTLQEMLTVKSDDVNGRTKMYKNIVDGNHQMEPGMPESFNVLLKEIRSLGINIELESE from the coding sequence ATGGTTTACTCTTATACCGAAAAAAAACGTATTCGTAAAGATTTTGGCAAACGTCCTAAAGTTTTAGATATACCATATCTTCTTTCGATTCAATTAGATTCCTTTAAAAAATTTATTAAACCAGATTTAGAGGGTCAACATGGATTAGAAGCAGCATTTCGTTCTGTATTTCCTATTTGTGGTTACAATGGAAATTCTGAACTTCAATATGTTAGTTACCGTTTAGGAGAAACAATATTTGATGTAAAAGAATGCCAAATAAGGGGTGCTACTTATTCAGCACCATTAAGAGTCAGATTACGCCTTGTTATCTACGAACGTGATATATTAGAAGCTACTGTTAAAGATATTAAAGAACAAGAAGTTTATATGGGTGAAATCCCTTTAATGACAAATAATGGAACATTTATAATAAATGGAACAGAGAGAGTAGTTGTTTCTCAGTTACACCGTAGTCCTGGAGTTTTTTTCGATAGTGATAAAGGTAAAACACACTCTTCAGGTAAAGTTCTCTACAATGCTCGAATTATTCCTTATAGAGGATCTTGGTTAGATTTTGAATTCGATCCAAAAGATAATTTATTTGTTAGAATTGATAGACGTAGAAAATTACCAGTAAGTATTATTTTACGTGCTCTTGATTATAATACAGAAGAAATATTAAATATCTTTTTTGAAAAAAACATTTTTAAAATAGAAAACAACAAAATTAAATTAGAACTGGTTCCTGAAAGACTTCGTGGTGAAACTGCATCATTTAATATCAAAAAAAATGGAAAAGTATATGTAGAAAAAGGTCGTCGTATTACTGCTAGACATATTCAAGATTTAAAAAGTAATAAAATAAAATCTATTACAGTTCCTGTCGAATATATTTTAGGAAGGATTATCTCTAAAAACTATATAGATCAAAAAACAGGCGAAATCATTATTTCTTCTAATACAGAATTATCTTTAGAAGCATTAGAGAAATTAAAAAAATCAGGTTTTCGTTATATTGAAACACTATTTACTAATGATTTAGACCATGGTCCATATATATCAGAAACACTACGAATAGATTCAGCTAATGATCGCATAAGTGCTTTAATAGAAATTTACAGAGTTATGAGACCCGGAGAGCCTCCTACTAAAGAAGCAACAGAGAATTTATTTGAAAATTTATTTTTTTCAGAAGACAGATATGATCTTTCTTCTGTTGGTAGAATGAAATTTAATAGATCTCTTTTACGTGAAGAAATTGAAGGATCAGGTACTTTAAACAAACATGATATTATTGATGTTATAAAAAAAATTATCGATATCCGTAATGGAAAAGGAGAAGTCGATGATATCGATCATTTAGGAAACAGACGTGTTAGATCTGTTGGTGAAATGGCAGAAAACCAATTTAGAATCGGTTTAGTAAGAGTTGAAAGAGCAGTAAAGGAAAGATTATCTATTGGTGATTTAGATACTATTATGCCACAAGACATGATTAATGCTAAACCAATATCAGCTGCTGTTAAAGAATTTTTTGGTTCGAGTCAATTATCACAATTTATGGATCAAAACAATCCTTTATCAGAAATCACACATAAAAGACGAATTTCAGCATTAGGTTTAGGAGGTTTAACTAGAGAAAGAGCTGGTTTTGAAGTTCGAGATGTTCATCCTACTCACTATGGACGTGTATGTCCGATAGAAACACCAGAAGGTCCAAATATTGGATTAATTAATTCTTTATCTGTGTATGCTCAAACAAATTCATATGGATTTTTAGAAACACCTTATCGAAAAGTTAGAAAAGGTTTTGTTACGGAAGAAATTAATTATCTATCTGCTATAGAAGAAGGGAATTATATTATTGCTCAAGCTAATACTAATATTGATAAAACTGGTTTTTTTACCGATGATTTAGTAACTTGTCGACATAAAGGTGAATCTAGTTTATTTAATCGTAATCAAGTAAATTATATGGATGTTTCTACTCAGCAAATTGTATCTGTTGGTGCATCTTTAATTCCTTTTCTCGAACATGATGATGCAAATAGAGCACTAATGGGTGCTAATATGCAACGTCAAGCAGTTCCGACTCTTAAAGCAGATAAACCTTTAGTTGGAACAGGAATGGAACGAGCAGTTGCAGTAGATTCTGGTGTTACAGCTGTAGCTAAGAGAAGTGGTTTTATTCAATACGTAGACGCTTCACGCATAGTAATTAAAGTAGATGAAGAAGAAATGTATTCAGGAGAAGCTGGAATAGATATCTATAATTTAACTAAATATACTCGATCAAATCAAAATACTTGTATCAATCAAAAACCTTGTGTCAATCTAGGTGAAAAAATTAAGAAAGGTGATGTTCTAGCAGATGGACCTTCTACTGATTTAGGCGAGCTTGCATTAGGACAAAATATGCGTGTAGCATTTATGCCTTGGAATGGATACAATTTTGAAGATTCAATACTAGTATCAGAAAGAGTTGTTCAAGAAGATCGTTTTACTACAATTCATATTCAAGAATTATCATGTATATCACGAGATACTAAGTTAGGAGCAGAAGAAATTAGTTCAGACATACCTAACGTAGGTGAATCTGCATTATCTAAGTTAGATGAATCAGGTATTGTTTATATTGGAGCAGAAGTGACTGGAGGTGACATACTAGTCGGTAAAGTAACTCCAAAAGGAGAAACACAATTAACACCAGAAGAAAAATTATTACGTGCTATTTTTGGTGAAAAAGCATCAGATGTAAAAGATTCTTCATTACGAGTTCCTAATGGAGTTTCAGGAACTGTAATAGACGTACAAATATTTACAAGAGATGGTGTAAAAAAAGATAAAAGAGCTTTAGAAATTGAAGATATGCAACTTAAAAAAATTAAAAAAGACTTGACTGAAGAATTTAAAATATTTGAATCAAGTTTGTTCACTCATATTAAAAAAACTTTTATGTCTTTTAACATTGGAATAGAACAGCTTAATAGATTGCCTTTTGAAAAATGGTTTTCTATAGAAATTAAACATAAAGACCAAAAAAAAGAAATCGAAAAATTAGAAAAACAACATAACGAATTAAAAGAAGAATTTAACAAAAAAATTGAAATAAAACGGCGAAAAATAACACAAGGTGATGATCTTGCTCCAGGTGTTTTAAAAATAGTAAAAGTATATTTAGCAGTTAAACGTCAAATTCAACCTGGTGATAAAATGGCGGGAAGACATGGTAATAAAGGAGTAATTTCTAAAATTAATCCTGTTGAAGACATGCCTTATGATAAAAACGGTATACCAGTTGATATTGTTTTAAATCCATTAGGTGTTCCCTCTCGTATGAATATTGGACAAATATTAGAAACACACTTAGGTATGGCAGCAAAAGGTATTGGTGAAAAAATAAACTACATGCTTAAAACACAAGAAAAAATATCTAATTTACGAAAATTTATACAAGAAGCATTCGACTTAGGAGATAACTTACGTCAAAAAGTAGATTTAGCAAAATTTTCAAATGAAGAAATATTACGTTTAGCAGGAAATTTAAAAAATGGTATTCCTATTGCTACACCAGTTTTTGATGGTGCAAAAGAAAACGAAATAAAAAAAATGTTAAAATTTGCAGGTTTGCCTGCTTCTGGACAAATTACACTTTTTGATGGAAGAACAGGAGAAAAATTTGAAAGACCTGTTACAGTTGGTTATATGTACATGTTAAAATTAAATCATTTAGTAGATGATAAAATGCATGCTCGTTCTACTGGTTCTTATAGTTTAGTAACTCAACAACCACTAGGTGGTAAAGCTCAGTTTGGTGGACAGCGTTTCGGTGAAATGGAAGTTTGGGCACTAGAGGCGTACGGAGCTTCTTATACATTACAAGAAATGTTAACTGTCAAATCTGATGACGTAAATGGAAGAACTAAAATGTACAAAAATATTGTAGATGGAAATCATCAAATGGAACCTGGAATGCCAGAATCTTTTAACGTACTTTTAAAAGAAATTCGGTCATTAGGTATTAACATTGAACTAGAAAGTGAATAA
- the rplL gene encoding 50S ribosomal protein L7/L12 translates to MSITKEQILEAVSEMSVMNVVDLIAAMEEKFGVSATSMSVNSNNHNEKDLHEEKTEFDIFLKVIGPNKVSVIKTVRSATGLGLKEAKDLVESAPTVLKENVSKEDAESLKKTLEDVGAEIEIK, encoded by the coding sequence ATGTCTATTACTAAAGAACAAATCTTAGAAGCTGTATCAGAAATGTCAGTTATGAATGTTGTAGATCTTATTGCGGCAATGGAAGAAAAATTTGGAGTGTCTGCTACTAGCATGTCTGTAAATAGCAACAACCATAATGAAAAAGATTTACATGAAGAAAAAACAGAATTTGATATTTTTTTAAAAGTTATTGGACCAAACAAGGTATCAGTAATTAAAACTGTACGTAGCGCAACTGGTTTAGGACTAAAAGAAGCTAAAGATTTAGTAGAATCTGCTCCAACAGTTTTAAAAGAAAATGTCAGTAAAGAAGACGCAGAATCACTTAAAAAAACATTGGAAGATGTTGGTGCCGAAATCGAAATTAAATAA
- the rplJ gene encoding 50S ribosomal protein L10 gives MALNLDKKKIIVSKINKISNIALSAVTADSQGICANKMNALRKSGREIGVKMSIVQNTLLSLAIKNTTFECLKKKLKGSTFIAYSMIHPGSGARLFKEFSKKNTQFKITGAAFEGKSLSTLEINQLADMPTYKEAIIKLLLILKMLVAGKLIFVLSAIKKKKETS, from the coding sequence ATGGCATTAAATCTTGATAAAAAGAAAATAATTGTTTCTAAAATCAATAAAATTTCTAATATAGCATTATCAGCTGTTACTGCAGATTCTCAAGGTATTTGCGCAAATAAAATGAATGCATTAAGAAAATCTGGACGTGAAATTGGAGTCAAGATGAGTATTGTTCAAAATACTTTACTATCTTTAGCAATTAAAAATACTACTTTTGAATGTTTAAAAAAAAAACTAAAAGGTTCTACTTTTATTGCTTATTCTATGATACATCCAGGTAGTGGTGCTAGATTATTTAAAGAATTTTCAAAAAAAAATACACAGTTTAAAATTACAGGAGCAGCTTTTGAAGGAAAATCACTCTCTACTTTAGAAATTAATCAACTTGCAGATATGCCTACTTATAAAGAAGCAATAATCAAACTTCTATTAATATTGAAGATGCTAGTTGCTGGTAAACTAATTTTTGTATTATCTGCTATAAAAAAGAAAAAAGAAACCTCTTAA
- the rplA gene encoding 50S ribosomal protein L1 produces MNKIAKRIKKIKENINFEKLYHIDDLIILLKKSSQVKFNESIDIAINLGIDSKKSDQNIRGSIVLPNGIGRSIRVAVFTQGNNIKIAQNAGAEFIGMEDLCEKIKKEGVNFDVVIATPDAMKVVTQLGQILGPRNLMPNPKLGTVTTNIAEAIKNAKTGQVRYRNDKNGIIHATIGRINFDKEQIKENLNIFLESIKKAKPPQSKGIYIKKIVLSTTMGIGLIVDQSTLSL; encoded by the coding sequence ATGAATAAAATAGCTAAACGAATAAAAAAAATTAAAGAAAATATTAATTTTGAAAAATTATACCATATTGATGATTTAATAATATTATTAAAAAAATCATCTCAAGTAAAATTTAATGAAAGTATTGATATTGCAATTAATTTAGGTATAGACTCCAAAAAATCAGATCAAAATATCAGAGGTTCAATAGTATTACCAAATGGCATAGGACGTTCTATTCGAGTAGCTGTATTTACACAAGGCAATAATATTAAAATAGCTCAAAATGCAGGTGCTGAATTCATAGGAATGGAAGATCTATGTGAAAAAATAAAAAAAGAAGGTGTTAATTTCGATGTGGTGATTGCTACACCTGATGCAATGAAAGTAGTAACACAGTTAGGACAAATACTTGGACCTCGTAATTTAATGCCTAATCCTAAATTAGGAACAGTAACTACAAACATTGCTGAAGCAATTAAAAATGCAAAAACAGGACAAGTACGTTATCGAAATGATAAAAATGGAATTATTCATGCTACAATTGGTCGTATTAACTTTGATAAAGAGCAGATAAAAGAAAATTTAAATATATTTTTAGAATCTATTAAAAAAGCAAAACCACCACAATCAAAGGGAATATATATAAAAAAAATAGTTTTATCAACAACGATGGGTATAGGATTAATTGTTGATCAATCTACTTTATCGCTTTAA
- the rplK gene encoding 50S ribosomal protein L11 gives MAKKIQSYIKLQVSAGTANPSPPIGPALGQKGVNIMEFCKLFNKKTENIEKGLPIPVIITVYSDRSFTFITKTPPAAILLKKFSGIKKGSSKNKSEKIGTINRSQIKEIAIMKNNDMTGSNIESMMKSIEGTAKSMGLIIEG, from the coding sequence ATGGCTAAAAAAATACAATCCTATATTAAACTACAAGTTTCAGCTGGTACAGCTAATCCTAGCCCACCAATTGGACCTGCTTTAGGTCAGAAAGGTGTTAATATTATGGAATTTTGTAAACTATTCAATAAAAAAACAGAAAACATAGAAAAAGGACTTCCAATACCAGTAATTATTACAGTTTATTCTGATCGTTCATTTACATTTATTACAAAAACACCTCCTGCTGCTATTTTATTGAAAAAATTTTCTGGAATTAAAAAAGGTTCTAGTAAAAATAAATCAGAAAAAATAGGAACAATAAATCGTTCACAGATAAAAGAAATAGCAATTATGAAAAATAATGACATGACTGGTTCTAATATTGAAAGTATGATGAAATCTATTGAAGGAACCGCTAAATCTATGGGTCTAATCATTGAGGGCTAA
- the nusG gene encoding transcription termination/antitermination protein NusG, protein MHESQKKKWYVLQAFSGFESRVAQSIREHVKLNEMEKLFGEVMVPSQEVIEIRGGQRRKSEYKFFPGYVLIQMIMTDSTWHLIRNVPRVLGFIGGKSDKPSPISDKEVEIIINRLRKIGDKPRPKTLFEPGEMIRVNDGPFADFNGVVEEVDYEKSRLKVSVSIFGRSTPVELDFRQVEKN, encoded by the coding sequence ATGCATGAGAGTCAAAAAAAAAAATGGTATGTATTACAAGCTTTTTCTGGATTCGAAAGTCGTGTAGCACAATCAATACGGGAACATGTAAAATTAAATGAAATGGAAAAGTTATTCGGAGAAGTAATGGTTCCTTCTCAAGAAGTTATTGAAATTCGAGGTGGACAGCGTAGAAAAAGTGAATATAAGTTTTTTCCTGGATATGTTTTAATTCAAATGATAATGACTGATTCAACCTGGCATTTAATTAGAAATGTTCCAAGAGTTTTAGGATTTATCGGGGGAAAATCAGATAAACCTTCACCTATTAGTGACAAAGAAGTAGAAATTATTATTAATAGACTACGTAAGATTGGCGATAAACCGAGACCTAAAACTTTATTTGAACCAGGAGAAATGATTCGAGTTAATGATGGTCCTTTTGCAGATTTTAACGGTGTTGTAGAAGAAGTAGACTATGAAAAAAGTAGATTGAAAGTCTCTGTTTCTATTTTTGGAAGATCTACCCCTGTAGAATTAGATTTTAGACAAGTTGAAAAAAATTAA
- the secE gene encoding preprotein translocase subunit SecE has product MNKKNYNRNKFKILEKTKWLSISVFFIISCFIDYYFYQTQFFTGIFIISFLIFCAIGTLIYTKKGKYILSYIIMSKKEMKKIIWPKYNETLYTTLIVIAVTIVMSLLLWGVDSIIFHLIAFIISLRF; this is encoded by the coding sequence ATGAACAAAAAAAACTACAATCGGAATAAATTTAAAATTTTAGAAAAAACAAAATGGTTATCTATATCTGTATTTTTTATAATATCTTGTTTTATTGATTACTATTTTTATCAAACACAATTTTTTACGGGTATATTTATTATATCTTTTTTAATTTTCTGCGCAATAGGAACTTTAATATATACAAAAAAAGGAAAATACATATTATCATATATAATCATGTCAAAAAAAGAGATGAAAAAAATCATATGGCCTAAATATAACGAGACTTTATATACTACATTAATTGTTATTGCTGTAACAATTGTTATGTCTCTTCTTTTATGGGGTGTAGACAGTATAATATTCCATTTAATAGCATTTATTATTAGTTTAAGGTTTTAA
- the murB gene encoding UDP-N-acetylmuramate dehydrogenase — MCKKKYFSNQSLKDLNTFAIDVTAKKVIFVKTIVSLINISKICKLSNIPYIILGEGSNILFLENYAGIVIINRIRGIKIIEKKNTWLLHVFSGEKWHNLVKLTLNLGIFGLENLALIPGCIGSAAIQNIGAYGLEFKDICQYVDVLCLKNNITTRINKKFCKFSYRNSIFKNQYNHEHAVIAVGIKLSKKWRPIIFSTLKKYIKQKNITPYSMFNIVCKIRKKKIPDPKKTGNAGSFFKNPIITKEKAQKLLKLYHVPNYPEINGLIKISAGWLIEHYKFKNLQVGDAGIHKKQKLVLINKKNATPQEIIKLAKIIHICILKKFNVFLEPEIDFIGSIGKVKSSDIFKLKNN, encoded by the coding sequence ATGTGTAAAAAAAAATACTTTTCTAATCAATCGTTAAAAGATTTAAACACATTTGCAATAGATGTGACAGCAAAAAAAGTTATTTTCGTAAAAACAATTGTATCACTAATTAATATATCGAAAATCTGTAAATTATCTAATATTCCTTATATAATTTTAGGAGAAGGAAGTAATATATTATTTTTAGAAAACTATGCAGGAATAGTAATAATCAATCGAATTAGAGGAATAAAAATAATAGAAAAAAAAAATACTTGGTTATTGCATGTTTTTTCAGGAGAAAAATGGCATAATTTAGTAAAATTAACTTTAAATTTAGGTATCTTTGGATTAGAAAATTTAGCTTTAATACCAGGTTGTATAGGATCTGCAGCAATTCAAAATATCGGTGCATATGGTTTAGAATTTAAAGATATATGCCAATATGTTGACGTATTGTGTTTAAAAAATAATATAACCACAAGAATTAATAAAAAATTTTGTAAATTTTCTTATCGGAATAGTATTTTTAAAAACCAATATAATCATGAACATGCTGTTATTGCAGTTGGGATAAAACTATCAAAAAAATGGCGTCCGATTATCTTTTCTACATTAAAAAAATACATTAAACAAAAAAATATAACTCCATATAGCATGTTTAATATAGTATGCAAAATACGCAAAAAAAAAATACCCGATCCAAAAAAAACTGGAAATGCAGGTAGTTTTTTTAAAAATCCTATTATTACAAAGGAAAAAGCACAAAAACTTCTCAAGTTATATCATGTCCCAAATTATCCCGAAATAAATGGTTTAATAAAAATTTCTGCTGGTTGGTTAATTGAACATTATAAATTTAAAAACCTCCAAGTTGGTGATGCAGGTATTCATAAAAAACAAAAACTTGTATTAATTAATAAAAAAAATGCTACTCCTCAAGAAATAATAAAATTAGCAAAAATAATACATATATGTATTTTAAAAAAATTTAATGTATTCTTAGAACCAGAAATAGATTTTATTGGATCAATTGGAAAAGTAAAATCATCAGATATTTTTAAATTAAAAAATAATTAA
- the metF gene encoding methylenetetrahydrofolate reductase, producing MNVFSQYHQDIIKQKLENISNNIQCSFEFFPPKKSSLEKNLLSSVQHLSELKPNFFSVTYGANSGEREKTYDIVKKIYKKTGIITAAHLTCVNSTPNKLKKIAEHYWKNGIKSIIALRGDTLEKNYKHTMYALDLVILLKKIANFDISVAAYPELHPESKNLKLDILNLKKKVDAGASRAITQFFFNIESYLRFRENCIKNRINIEIIPGILPVCNFKQLQRFSKMTNVHIPKWMFQMFDGLDNDVFTQKIIGSSIAIDIVKKLSFEGVKNFHFYTLNQSDMTYSICNILGL from the coding sequence ATGAATGTTTTTTCTCAATATCATCAAGATATAATAAAGCAAAAATTAGAAAATATTTCGAATAATATACAGTGTTCTTTTGAATTTTTTCCACCAAAAAAATCTTCTTTAGAAAAAAATTTGTTGTCTTCAGTCCAACATCTTAGTGAATTAAAACCAAATTTTTTTTCTGTAACTTATGGTGCAAATTCTGGCGAACGTGAAAAAACATATGATATTGTAAAAAAAATATATAAAAAAACAGGTATTATTACAGCAGCGCATTTAACATGTGTTAATTCTACACCTAATAAATTAAAAAAAATAGCAGAACATTATTGGAAGAACGGTATTAAAAGTATTATTGCATTAAGAGGAGATACATTAGAAAAAAATTATAAACATACAATGTATGCTTTAGATTTAGTTATTTTATTAAAAAAAATTGCTAATTTTGATATTTCTGTAGCTGCTTATCCTGAATTACATCCAGAATCAAAAAATCTTAAATTGGATATTCTTAATTTAAAAAAAAAAGTTGATGCAGGTGCAAGCAGAGCAATCACGCAGTTTTTTTTTAATATTGAAAGTTATTTGCGTTTTCGAGAAAATTGCATTAAAAATAGAATAAATATTGAAATTATACCTGGTATTTTGCCTGTTTGTAATTTTAAGCAATTACAACGTTTTTCAAAAATGACTAATGTTCACATTCCTAAGTGGATGTTTCAAATGTTTGATGGATTAGACAATGATGTATTTACACAAAAAATTATCGGTTCTAGTATAGCAATAGATATAGTAAAAAAATTATCTTTCGAAGGAGTAAAAAACTTTCATTTTTACACCTTAAATCAATCTGATATGACCTATTCTATTTGTAATATCTTAGGTTTATAA
- the argB gene encoding acetylglutamate kinase encodes MNPLVIKLGGVLLESDNAMMRLFKALNDYQKSYKRHILIIHGGGSLIDNLMKKLSLPVKKKNGLRVTPSEHINIITGVLAGTANKTLLAWALKYNINSVGLCLADGKSVNVEKLDQNLGHVGKALPGSPLFLNKLCEEGILPIISSIGITHDGLLMNVNADLAATALATTLQAHLILLSDISSILDGKGQRIIEINSIQAQRLIEQGIITNGMIVKVNAALEAARILHRPIDIASWQNTEELKLLFNGTNIGTRVYI; translated from the coding sequence ATGAATCCTTTAGTTATTAAATTAGGTGGAGTGCTTTTAGAAAGTGATAATGCTATGATGCGTTTATTTAAAGCTTTAAACGATTATCAAAAATCTTATAAACGTCATATTTTAATAATTCATGGAGGAGGTAGTTTAATTGATAATTTGATGAAGAAACTTTCTCTACCAGTTAAAAAGAAAAATGGGTTACGTGTTACTCCATCTGAACATATTAATATCATTACAGGTGTATTAGCTGGCACTGCTAACAAAACTTTACTTGCATGGGCATTAAAATATAATATAAATTCTGTTGGATTATGTTTAGCAGATGGAAAAAGTGTTAATGTAGAAAAATTAGATCAAAATTTAGGTCATGTTGGTAAAGCGTTACCAGGATCACCATTATTTTTAAATAAACTTTGTGAAGAAGGTATTTTACCAATTATTAGTTCTATAGGAATTACTCATGATGGATTATTAATGAACGTAAATGCTGATTTAGCAGCAACAGCTTTAGCAACTACTTTACAAGCTCATCTAATTTTATTATCTGATATAAGTTCAATATTAGATGGAAAAGGACAGAGAATTATAGAGATTAACAGTATTCAAGCTCAACGATTAATTGAACAAGGAATTATTACTAATGGTATGATTGTTAAAGTGAATGCAGCCTTAGAAGCCGCACGAATTTTACATCGTCCTATAGATATAGCAAGTTGGCAAAATACAGAAGAATTAAAATTGTTGTTTAATGGTACAAATATTGGTACTCGAGTTTATATATAA